One Setaria viridis chromosome 7, Setaria_viridis_v4.0, whole genome shotgun sequence genomic region harbors:
- the LOC117863703 gene encoding glucuronoxylan 4-O-methyltransferase 1 yields MSSPMHVRKAIHFASLRARFAQGKGGLALRLLLAAALAGFLLVFAARSLSSPSPSTSRRQEAAECGGEGKGLPLPVAEALVHYTTSNVTPQQTADEIGVSLRVLQRRAPCNFLVFGLGFDSPMWAALNHGGRTVFLEEDASWIANVRSKHPALESYHVTYDTVLTESDALLELRDHPACVAQPDLASAAEASCRLALKGLPPVFHDLQWDLIMVDAPTGWTPEAPGRMGAIYTAGMAARARRPGEGATDVFVHDVDRPVEDAFSKAFLCEGYLAEQVGRIRHFVIPSHREKEGTPFCP; encoded by the coding sequence ATGTCGAGCCCCATGCACGTCCGCAAGGCGATCCACTTCGCGTCCCTGCGCGCCAGGTTCGCGCAGGGGAAGGGCGGCCTCGCgctgcgcctcctcctcgccgcggcgctggcCGGCTTCCTCCTCGTCTTCGCCGCGCGCTCCCTCTCCTCGCCTTCCCCGTCGACGTCccggcggcaggaggcggcggaatGCGGCGGTGAGGGCAAggggctgccgctgccggtggCGGAGGCTCTGGTGCACTACACGACCTCGAACGTGACGCCGCAGCAGACCGCGGACGAGATCGGGGTGTCGCTCCGCGTGCTGCAGCGTCGGGCGCCCTGCAACTTCCTCGTCTTCGGGCTCGGGTTCGACAGCCCCATGTGGGCGGCGCTCAACCACGGCGGCCGCACCGTGTTCCTCGAGGAGGACGCGTCGTGGATCGCCAACGTCCGCTCCAAGCACCCGGCGCTCGAGTCCTACCACGTCACCTACGACACCGTCCTCACCGAGTCCGACGCGCTCCTCGAGCTCCGCGACCACCCGGCCTGCGTCGCGCAGCCGgacctcgcctccgccgccgaggcgTCCTGCCGCCTCGCCCTCAAGGGCCTGCCGCCGGTGTTCCACGACCTCCAGTGGGACCTCATCATGGTGGACGCGCCGACGGGGTGGACGCCGGAGGCCCCGGGGCGGATGGGCGCCATCTACACCGCCGGcatggcggcgcgcgcgcggcggcccggCGAAGGCGCCACCGACGTGTTCGTGCACGACGTCGACCGCCCCGTCGAGGACGCCTTCTCCAAGGCCTTCCTCTGCGAGGGATACCTCGCCGAGCAGGTCGGCCGGATCAGGCACTTCGTCATCCCGTCCCACagggagaaggagggcacgCCCTTCTGCCCTTGA
- the LOC117863702 gene encoding putative methyltransferase At1g22800, mitochondrial: protein MASSAAARRLLLLRHRHGHLLPKRHLSSSSAADSLDDGGGGGGRVKIFDRDLKRRHRDRAAWAMREADGFVDAVADNLLDRLEDCRKAFPSALCLGGSAGAVRRLLRGRGGIEKLIMMDMSADMVRKWRESENATDDGPETHFVVCDEEFLPIKESSQDLIISCLGLHWTNDLPGAMIQCRLALKPDGLFLAAILGGETLKELRIACTVAQMEREGGISPRMSPLAQVRDAGNLLTRAGFTLPGVDVDSYTVKYNSALELVEHLRAMGETNALFQRNPVLKRDTALATAAIYQSMFGLEDGSIPATFQVIYMTGWREHPSQQKAKRRGSATISFSDIQKQFSPSEN from the exons ATGGCTTCctcggccgccgctcgccgcctcctactcctccgccaccgccacggccaCCTGCTCCCCAAACGCCACCTCTCTTCCTCGTCCGCAGCCGACAGCCTtgacgatggcggcggaggcggcggccgcgtcaAGATCTTCGACCGCGACCTGAAGCGCCGGCACCGGGACCGCGCGGCGTGGGCGATGCGGGAGGCCGACGGGTTCGTGGACGCCGTCGCGGATAACCTCCTCGACCGCCTCGAGGACTGCAGGAAGGCGTTCCCCTCCGCGCTCTGCCTCGGGGGTTCTGCCGGTGCCGTCCGCCGCTTGCTCCGCGGTCGCG GTGGAATCGAGAAGCTGATCATGATGGACATGTCAGCCGACATGGTGAGGAAGTGGCGAGAGTCAGAGAATGCTACCGACGACGGACCGGAGACGCACTTTGTTGTTTGTGACGAGGAGTTCCTTCCGATCAAAGAAAG CTCACAGGATTTGATAATAAGCTGTCTTGGACTTCATTGGACAAATGATCTTCCTGGAGCAATGATACAG TGTAGGCTGGCATTGAAACCTGATGGCCTTTTTCTTGCTGCAATTCTTGGTGGAGAAACACTGAA GGAGCTTAGAATTGCATGCACAGTTGCACAAATGGAACGAGAGGGGGGCATCAGTCCTCGAATGTCACCTTTAGCACAA GTCCGTGATGCAGGAAACCTTTTGACAAGGGCAGGCTTCACCCTTCCAGGAGTTGATGTTGATTCCTATACTGTCAAATACAACAGTG CTTTGGAACTTGTTGAACATCTGAGAGCAATGGGGGAAACAAATGCTCTGTTTCAAAGAAATCCT GTGTTAAAAAGGGATACAGCCTTGGCGACTGCAGCAATTTACCAGTCAATGTTTGGGTTAGAGGACGGATCTATTCCAGCAACCTTTCAA GTAATTTACATGACTGGCTGGAGGGAGCATCCATCACAGCAAAAGGCTAAGAGAAGGGGTTCCGCGACCATATCATTCAGTGACATACAGAAACAATTTAGTCCCAGTGAGAACTGA
- the LOC117863705 gene encoding probable serine/threonine-protein kinase At1g54610: protein MFNNLSIVSELWFFPKAMVISYQVQRLARKTAKIGFSAINSFKKKALHLMGCLCSKGAKDDNAASGHRTPSRRDESTVATSAKTSAVLNAKFKGNTLNSSTLDSYGGGKVVALDARISSGNNTDLKGLSGEHIVAGWPSWLVNVAPKAVEGWLPRRADSFEKLAKIGQGTYSIVYKARDLESGKFVALKKVRFVNMDPESVRFMAREIHILRRLDHPNVIKLEGIVTSRVSQSLYLVFEYMEHDLAGLVATPGLKLTEPQIKCFVQQLLLGLDHCHKNGVLHRDIKGSNLLIDGNGTLKIGDFGLAISYDPNNPQPLTSRVVTLWYRPPELLLGATEYGVAVDMWSTGCIVAELFAGKPIMPGRTEVEQIHKIFKLCGSPLDCYCKKSKVPETAMFKPHQQYRRCVAETFKDFPPSAVVLIDSLLSLEPEVRGTAASALQSDFFRTKPLACDRSSLPKLPPSKEYDVRLRQEEARRQRNAGPGGRGAESVRPGNENHVTSRAIDIAAQVKQPTHTTSKSTCEKFNTEDSVPGFRVEPRALPTSVQVPEYGSTWNNMGGYTDHHAVPGRVCSSVRVARKKGSTHSNIPQYDTTDLRNGIEVADHNQPAARPACSQNKDLQENQGRKYKRIHYSGPLMPPGGNIEDMLKEHERHIQEAVRKARLGKGNR from the exons ATGTTCAACAACCTGTCCATAGTGTCAGAGCTCTGGTTTTTCCCAAAG GCAATGGTCATTTCTTATCAAGTGCAGAGATTAGCAAGAAAAACTGCAAAAATTGGTTTCAGCGCAATTAACTCGTTCAAGAAGAAGGCATTGCATCTTATGGGCTGCCTTTGCTCCAAAGGCGCCAAAGATGATAATGCCGCTTCTGGACACAGAACACCATCAAGGAGAGATGAATCTACAGTTGCAACAAGTGCCAAGACTAGCGCGGTGCTGAATGCAAAGTTCAAAGGAAATACATTAAACTCCAGCACATTAGATTCATAtggtggagggaaggtggtAGCTTTAGATGCTAGGATCAGCAGTGGTAACAATACTGACCTGAAAGGGCTCTCAGGTGAGCATATAGTTGCCGGTTGGCCATCTTGGCTCGTAAATGTGGCACCTAAAGCTGTAGAAGGATGGTTGCCTCGGCGAGCAGATTCATTTGAGAAATTGGCCAAG ATTGGACAAGGAACTTACAGTATCGTGTATAAAGCTCGGGATCTCGAGTCAGGGAAATTTGTCGCACTAAAAAAGGTGCGGTTTGTCAACATGGACCCCGAAAGTGTGCGCTTCATGGCTAGAGAAATCCATATTCTTCGGAGACTGGATCATCCTAATGTCATAAAGCTTGAAGGAATTGTAACATCTCGTGTTTCACAGAGCCTCTATCTTGTCTTCGAGTATATGGAACATGACCTTGCTGGTCTTGTTGCAACTCCAGGCCTCAAGCTCACTGAGCCGCAG ATAAAGTGCTTCGTACAGCAACTGCTGCTTGGCCTCGATCATTGCCATAAAAATGGAGTTCTGCACCGAGATATCAAAGGCTCAAACCTGTTAATTGATGGCAATGGAACGCTGAAGATTGGAGACTTTGGCCTGGCCATATCCTATGATCCCAACAACCCGCAACCGTTGACAAGCCGTGTTGTGACATTATGGTACAGACCACCAGAGCTTTTGCTTGGTGCCACGGAGTACGGTGTTGCTGTGGATATGTGGAGTACAGGGTGCATTGTGGCAGAATTGTTTGCTGGCAAACCTATCATGCCAGGAAGAACTGAG GTGGAGCAAATTCACAAGATATTTAAGCTATGTGGGTCACCACTTGACTGCTATTGCAAGAAATCGAAGGTGCCAGAAACAGCAATGTTCAAGCCTCATCAGCAATATAGGCGGTGTGTTGCTGAGACTTTCAAAGATTTTCCCCCTTCAGCTGTGGTTCTCATAGACTCCTTGCTTTCACTAGAACCAGAAGTTCGTGGAACAGCTGCTTCAGCTCTTCAAAGTGAT TTTTTCAGAACCAAACCACTTGCTTGCGACCGTTCAAGCCTACCGAAACTTCCGCCAAGCAAAGAGTATGATGTTAGACTCAGGCAAGAAGAGGCGAGGAG GCAAAGAAATGCAGGGCCTGGCGGACGAGGAGCTGAATCTGTCAGACCTGGAAATGAGAATCATGTAACCAGTCGCGCCATTGATATTGCTGCTCAAGTGAAG CAACCCACACATACTACTTCAAAGAGCACCTGTGAGAAGTTTAATACAGAGGACAGTGTGCCAGGGTTCCGGGTGGAACCACGGGCATTGCCAACCTCAGTGCAAGTTCCTGAATATGGATCCACATGGAACAACATGGGGGGTTACACTGATCACCATGCCGTTCCTGGTCGTGTATGCAGCTCTGTTCGTGTCGCAAGAAAGAAAGGATCAACTCATTCAAATATACCACAGTATGACACAACAGATTTGAGGAATGGTATTGAGGTTGCTGATCACAACCAGCCAGCTGCTAGGCCTGCTTGTTCTCAAAACAAGGACCTGCAGGAG AACCAGGGAAGGAAGTACAAGAGGATCCACTACTCCGGGCCGTTGATGCCGCCAGGAGGGAACATCGAAGACATGCTCAAGGAGCACGAGAGGCACATCCAAGAAGCGGTGCGCAAGGCACGCCTTGGCAAGGGGAACAGATAG
- the LOC117863704 gene encoding pentatricopeptide repeat-containing protein At1g71460, chloroplastic, whose protein sequence is MFVYVKQVKVEFFCCWALISDPIRSIQINLLPSINLHAPPSMASSAAASSSSIRHPHFLPAKPVSPPKPPTHPLPPRRPPRAQLVGAASTPRTSQAELRPDSKNASALSAELRRLARAGRLPSALSLLDHLSHRGVPATASAFAALLSACRSLPHARQVHAHLRVHGLDTNEFLLARLVELYLALGAADDARGVLDTMPQRGATAYSWNALLHGHVRRGRGEAAGPVAEAFAEMRAAGADANEYTYGCMLKSISGSARPSMAMATATHAMLIKNAFAGAPGMLMTGLMDVYFKCGKVKLAVRVLEEMPERDVVAWGAAIAGFAHKGMKREALEHFRWMVEDGVKVNCVVLTSIVPVIGELRARNLGREIHGFVVKKFGDRKDVAKVQAGLVDMYCKCGDMISGRRVFYSSKKRNAVSWTALMSGYASNGRPDQALRCIAWMQQEGIRPDLIAVGTVLPVCTKLKALREGKQLHAYALRRWFLPNVSLCTSLITMYGSCDCLEYSHRVFHDMDKKTVQAWTALVDAYLKNGDPLTAVDLFRSMLLTNRRPDAVAITRMLSACRDIGALKLGKEVHGQVLKLRMEPLPLVAAELVNMYGTCGDLKAAQMVFNRTESKGSLTCTSIIEAYAINQKHKEALDLFAWMLSNKFVPTNATFDVVLRICDAAGLHDEALEIFSFMVQEYKLEASQENFDCIIRLLMGAGRISEAQRFADLKSTLFNLPAPVLDSEHQ, encoded by the coding sequence ATGTTTGTTTATGTGAAGCAAGTAAAAGTTGAATTTTTTTGTTGCTGGGCGTTAATATCTGATCCCATCCGCTCTATCCAAATCAACCTCCTTCCCTCCATAAACCTCCACGCCCCGCCATCCAtggcgtcctccgccgccgcctcctcctcgtccattCGCCACCCCCATTTTCTCCCTGCCAAGCCCGTCTCCCCTCCCAAACCACCCACTCATCCACTCCCCCCGCGGCGGCCACCCCGCGCACAGCTGGTCGGTGCCGCCTCCACTCCCCGCACGTCGCAGGCAGAGCTCCGTCCTGACTCCAAGAACGCCTCCGCGCTGTccgccgagctccgccgcctcgcgcgcgcggggcggctgCCGTCAGCGCTCTCCCTCCTCGACCACCTCTCCCACCGTGGCGtgcccgccaccgcctccgccttcgcCGCGCTCCTCTCGGCCTGCCGCTCCCTCCCGCACGCGCGCCAGGTCCATGCGCACCTCCGCGTCCACGGTCTGGACACCAACGAGTTCCTACTCGCCAGGCTCGTCGAGCTGTACCTCGcgctcggcgccgccgacgaTGCGCGCGGGGTGCTCGACACGATGCCGCAGCGTGGGGCGACCGCCTACTCTTGGAACGCGCTCCTGCACGGTCACGTtcgccgtggccgcggcgagGCAGCGGGCCCTGTCGCGGAAGCGTTCGCGGAGATGCGCGCCGCGGGGGCCGACGCCAACGAGTACACCTACGGCTGTATGCTCAAGTCCATCTCCGGGAGCGCCAGGCCGTCAatggccatggccaccgccaCGCACGCGATGCTCATCAAGAACGCGTTCGCGGGCGCGCCGGGGATGCTGATGACTGGGCTCATGGACGTCTACTTCAAGTGCGGGAAGGTGAAGCTCGCTGTTAGGGTGCTCGAGGAAATGCCCGAAAGGGATGTCGTCGCGTGGGGCGCCGCCATTGCTGGATTTGCGCACAAGGGGATGAAGAGAGAGGCGCTAGAGCATTTCCGGTGGATGGTGGAGGATGGGGTCAAGGTTAACTGCGTGGTGCTCACGTCAATTGTGCCGGTCATCGGAGAGCTGCGGGCACGCAACTTGGGTAGAGAAATTCATGGATTTGTGGTGAAGAAGTTTGGAGATCGTAAAGATGTTGCAAAGGTCCAAGCAGGGTTGGTTGACATGTACTGCAAGTGTGGCGATATGATCTCAGGTAGGCGAGTGTTCTAtagcagcaagaagaggaatGCTGTGTCGTGGACAGCTTTGATGTCTGGGTATGCATCCAATGGCAGGCCAGACCAGGCGCTGCGGTGCATAGCTTGGATGCAGCAAGAAGGAATCAGGCCAGACCTCATTGCAGTGGGTACTGTCCTTCCAGTTTGCACAAAGTTGAAAGCATTGAGGGAGGGGAAGCAGCTCCATGCATACGCTTTAAGGAGGTGGTTCCTGCCCAATGTCTCCTTGTGCACATCACTGATCACTATGTACGGTTCATGTGATTGCTTGGAATACTCTCACCGGGTGTTCCATGATATGGACAAGAAGACTGTACAAGCTTGGACTGCATTGGTTGATGCCTATCTCAAGAATGGAGACCCATTGACTGCTGTTGATTTGTTCAGATCAATGCTGCTGACAAACCGTAGGCCGGATGCTGTTGCCATCACCAGGATGCTGAGTGCCTGCCGTGATATTGGGGCGTTGAAACTCGGCAAGGAAGTGCATGGTCAGGTGCTAAAGTTGCGGATGGAACCTCTCCCTTTAGTGGCAGCGGAACTAGTAAACATGTACGGAACATGTGGAGATCTCAAAGCAGCACAGATGGTGTTTAATCGAACTGAGTCCAAGGGATCCCTGACTTGCACCTCAATAATAGAAGCTTATGCAATCAATCAGAAGCATAAGGAGGCACTGGATCTCTTTGCTTGGATGCTGTCAAACAAATTTGTTCCTACCAATGCCACTTTCGACGTGGTTCTGAGAATCTGCGATGCTGCAGGATTGCATGATGAAGCCCTTGAAATTTTTAGCTTCATGGTGCAAGAATACAAACTAGAAGCATCTCAAGAGAATTTTGACTGCATCATCCGCCTTCTCATGGGTGCTGGTAGGATTTCAGAAGCACAGCGGTTTGCTGACCTGAAATCTACTCTATTTAATTTACCAGCTCCAGTTTTGGACTCTGAACACCAATGA
- the LOC117863699 gene encoding coatomer subunit delta-1 isoform X1 translates to MVVLAASIVSKSGKALVSRQFVDMSRIRIEGLLAAFPKLVGTGKQHTYVETENVRYVYQPIEGLYLLLITNKQSNILEDLDTLRLLSKLVPEYSPSLNEEGICKTAFELIFAFDEAISLGNKENVTVQQVKQYCEMESHEEKAHKLMMQAKINETKDIMKKKANELDKMRMERGKLDKGGYSSISGPRVIEKTFSDMSISGSGFGGLSTDMDSFASKPKGGRPSTTATAPGKGLGMKLGKTQKTNQILESLKAEGEVILEDVQTSSVPTRSPSLPPTDPVMVTIEEKLNVVAKRDGGINNFDVQGTLALQVLNDADGFIQLQIESQDIPGLSFKTHPNINKELFNSQQILGAKDPNRPFPSGQNETPLVKWRIQGMDESSLPLSVNCWPSVSGNETYVNIEYEASEMFDLHNVVISIPLPALREAPSVKQIDGEWKFDSRNSVLEWSILLIDQSNRSGSMEFVVPPADPSSFFPISVGFSASSTFSDLKVAGILPLKEGNPPKFSQRARLLTANYQVV, encoded by the exons ATG GTGGTTCTCGCAGCTTCCATCGTTTCAAAGTCGGGAAAAG CACTTGTTTCAAGGCAGTTTGTTGACATGTCTCGCATAAGAATTGAAGGATTACTGGCTGCATTCCCGAAACTGGTTGGAACTGGGAAACAACACACTTATGTTGAAACTGAAAACGTGCGTTACGTTTACCAACCTATTGAAGGTTTATATCTTCTGCTCATCACAAATAAGCAGAGCAATATTCTTGAAGATTTGGACACTTTGAGGCTGCTCTCCAAGCTC GTGCCTGAATACTCCCCTTCCCTCAATGAGGAGGGCATCTGCAAAACAGCATTTGAGCTTATATTTGCTTTCGATGAAGCCATCTCTCTTGGAAATAAGGAAAATGTAACAGTGCAACAAGTCAAACAATATTGTGAGATGGAGAGCCATGAAGAGAAGGCACACAAACTGATGATGCAAGCCAAAATCAATGAAACCAAGgatatcatgaagaagaaggctaATGAGCTTGACAAAATGAGG ATGGAAAGAGGTAAACTTGACAAAGGCGGATACTCATCAATATCTGGTCCACGTGTGATTGAAAAAACTTTCAGTGACATGAGCATCAGTGGTTCTGGATTTGGTGGACTGAGCACTGACATGGACTCATTTGCTAGCAAACCCAAAGGTG GTCGTCCATCTACAACTGCTACTGCACCTGGCAAAGGTCTTGGTATGAAATTAGGCAAGACACAGAAGACAAATCAGATCCTTGAGTCATTGAAAGCTGAAGGAGAAGTCATTTTGGAGGATGTACAGACAAGTTCGGTTCCTACAAGATCACCTTCTCTTCCACCAACTGACCCTGTCATGGTGACTATAGAAGAGAAGCTCAATGTTGTTGCTAAAAGAGATGGCGGTATTAATAACTTTGATGTTCAAGGAACCCTTGCTCTTCAGGTTCTTAATGATGCTGATGGTTTCATCCAATTGCAG ATTGAAAGCCAAGATATTCCCGGACTTAGCTTTAAAACACACCCAAATATCAACAAGGAGTTGTTTAACAGTCAGCAAATTTTGGGAGCAAAAGATCCAAATAGGCCCTTCCCGAGTGGTCAGAACGAAACTCCTCTGGTGAAATGGAGAATCCAGGGGATGGATGAGTCATCTTTACCTCTGTCAG TCAACTGCTGGCCGTCAGTATCTGGAAATGAAACCTATGTCAATATTGAATATGAAGCTTCTGAGATGTTTGATCTGCACAATGTTGTCATATCTATACCTCTGCCAGCACTTCGGGAGGCTCCAAGTGTTAAACAGATAGATGGAGAGTGGAA ATTTGACTCTAGGAACTCTGTGTTGGAATGGTCTATTCTCCTTATCGATCAGTCAAACCGCAG TGGTTCCATGGAATTTGTTGTTCCCCCAGCTGACCCATCATCATTTTTCCCCATCTCTGTTGGGTTTTCTGCATCAAGTACTTTCAGTGATTTGAAG GTTGCTGGAATCCTTCCTTTAAAGGAAGGCAACCCTCCGAAGTTTTCACAGCGGGCTCGTTTGCTCACTGCTAACTATCAAGTAGTTTAA
- the LOC117863699 gene encoding coatomer subunit delta-1 isoform X2: MVVLAASIVSKSGKALVSRQFVDMSRIRIEGLLAAFPKLVGTGKQHTYVETENVRYVYQPIEGLYLLLITNKQSNILEDLDTLRLLSKLVPEYSPSLNEEGICKTAFELIFAFDEAISLGNKENVTVQQVKQYCEMESHEEKAHKLMMQAKINETKDIMKKKANELDKMRMERGKLDKGGYSSISGPRVIEKTFSDMSISGSGFGGLSTDMDSFASKPKGRPSTTATAPGKGLGMKLGKTQKTNQILESLKAEGEVILEDVQTSSVPTRSPSLPPTDPVMVTIEEKLNVVAKRDGGINNFDVQGTLALQVLNDADGFIQLQIESQDIPGLSFKTHPNINKELFNSQQILGAKDPNRPFPSGQNETPLVKWRIQGMDESSLPLSVNCWPSVSGNETYVNIEYEASEMFDLHNVVISIPLPALREAPSVKQIDGEWKFDSRNSVLEWSILLIDQSNRSGSMEFVVPPADPSSFFPISVGFSASSTFSDLKVAGILPLKEGNPPKFSQRARLLTANYQVV, translated from the exons ATG GTGGTTCTCGCAGCTTCCATCGTTTCAAAGTCGGGAAAAG CACTTGTTTCAAGGCAGTTTGTTGACATGTCTCGCATAAGAATTGAAGGATTACTGGCTGCATTCCCGAAACTGGTTGGAACTGGGAAACAACACACTTATGTTGAAACTGAAAACGTGCGTTACGTTTACCAACCTATTGAAGGTTTATATCTTCTGCTCATCACAAATAAGCAGAGCAATATTCTTGAAGATTTGGACACTTTGAGGCTGCTCTCCAAGCTC GTGCCTGAATACTCCCCTTCCCTCAATGAGGAGGGCATCTGCAAAACAGCATTTGAGCTTATATTTGCTTTCGATGAAGCCATCTCTCTTGGAAATAAGGAAAATGTAACAGTGCAACAAGTCAAACAATATTGTGAGATGGAGAGCCATGAAGAGAAGGCACACAAACTGATGATGCAAGCCAAAATCAATGAAACCAAGgatatcatgaagaagaaggctaATGAGCTTGACAAAATGAGG ATGGAAAGAGGTAAACTTGACAAAGGCGGATACTCATCAATATCTGGTCCACGTGTGATTGAAAAAACTTTCAGTGACATGAGCATCAGTGGTTCTGGATTTGGTGGACTGAGCACTGACATGGACTCATTTGCTAGCAAACCCAAAG GTCGTCCATCTACAACTGCTACTGCACCTGGCAAAGGTCTTGGTATGAAATTAGGCAAGACACAGAAGACAAATCAGATCCTTGAGTCATTGAAAGCTGAAGGAGAAGTCATTTTGGAGGATGTACAGACAAGTTCGGTTCCTACAAGATCACCTTCTCTTCCACCAACTGACCCTGTCATGGTGACTATAGAAGAGAAGCTCAATGTTGTTGCTAAAAGAGATGGCGGTATTAATAACTTTGATGTTCAAGGAACCCTTGCTCTTCAGGTTCTTAATGATGCTGATGGTTTCATCCAATTGCAG ATTGAAAGCCAAGATATTCCCGGACTTAGCTTTAAAACACACCCAAATATCAACAAGGAGTTGTTTAACAGTCAGCAAATTTTGGGAGCAAAAGATCCAAATAGGCCCTTCCCGAGTGGTCAGAACGAAACTCCTCTGGTGAAATGGAGAATCCAGGGGATGGATGAGTCATCTTTACCTCTGTCAG TCAACTGCTGGCCGTCAGTATCTGGAAATGAAACCTATGTCAATATTGAATATGAAGCTTCTGAGATGTTTGATCTGCACAATGTTGTCATATCTATACCTCTGCCAGCACTTCGGGAGGCTCCAAGTGTTAAACAGATAGATGGAGAGTGGAA ATTTGACTCTAGGAACTCTGTGTTGGAATGGTCTATTCTCCTTATCGATCAGTCAAACCGCAG TGGTTCCATGGAATTTGTTGTTCCCCCAGCTGACCCATCATCATTTTTCCCCATCTCTGTTGGGTTTTCTGCATCAAGTACTTTCAGTGATTTGAAG GTTGCTGGAATCCTTCCTTTAAAGGAAGGCAACCCTCCGAAGTTTTCACAGCGGGCTCGTTTGCTCACTGCTAACTATCAAGTAGTTTAA
- the LOC117863700 gene encoding uncharacterized protein — protein MDHAIDIHASSKKPALESKQQMIREFWRKKQEEIEAIEDFSKHAIPMRRLKKVISANKGKIMMRFDTPSFLTKVCEIFVQELSFRAWMCAHSQDRGVILDSDIADAVASIEPYDFFNNVLPTDLEEYNSSLRSKPIKKHHHLLIDKPSTPTHLPSDQYQMPQFIPQSVGHSTYVHISPPLSPKTGCRVPLSLTCVPQEPYPLMPTTITPAPIVSGRMVFLRNNISNNVDILGVTTPLPVPPSAQPNIPNNRYISTIASTSSDCVGYANTSNVVTQDGGSSALQCSSPSPIANNSGPIATCLNHMKPEVAQIKNDIHAHGTDGIDPEATTGVNDGQNQHGSLDAEVSTIANVSGYSSNINWDEVDMADDSLLIEFWEDIFMNKDPAPSPTATSTTDHVPFPCDMPKLEGFGHELYLLDDIVSSASTSRRLS, from the coding sequence ATGGATCATGCTATTGACATTCATGCATCCTCAAAGAAGCCCGCGCTAGAGTCTAAGCAACAGATGATACGTGAGTTTTGGAGAAAGAAACAAGAAGAAATTGAGGCAATCGAGGACTTCAGCAAGCATGCAATCCCCATGAGACGTCTCAAGAAAGTTATTAGTGCTAACAAGGGTAAAATTATGATGAGATTTGACACTCCATCCTTCCTAACAAaggtgtgtgagatctttgtgcAAGAACTTTCATTCCGTGCTTGGATGTGTGCCCATTCCCAAGACCGTGGCGTCATACTGGACTCTGATATTGCTGATGCTGTTGCCTCCATTGAGCcctatgatttttttaataatgttCTACCCACTGATCTAGAGGAGTACAACTCTTCTCTTCGTTCAAAGCCTATTAAGAAGCACCATCATTTGTTGATAGATAAACCATCAACACCCACCCACCTTCCTTCCGATCAGTACCAAATGCCACAATTTATTCCTCAATCTGTAGGACATTCCACCTATGTTCACATTTCTCCTCCTTTGTCACCAAAAACAGGTTGCCGTGTGCCTTTATCCTTGACATGTGTACCACAGGAACCATATCCCTTGATGCCAACAACAATCACACCTGCACCCATTGTGAGTGGAAGAATGGTGTTCCTTAGGAATAACATCAGCAACAATGTTGATATTTTAGGTGTGACGACCCCTCTACCAGTACCTCCAAGTGCACAGCCAAATATTCCAAATAACCGCTACATAAGCACAATTGCTTCTACTTCTTCAGATTGTGTTGGTTATGCTAACACTAGCAATGTTGTTACTCAAGATGGAGGTTCATCTGCTTTGCAATGCTCATCCCCTTCACCAATTGCTAATAACAGTGGCCCCATTGCTACTTGTTTAAATCATATGAAACCAGAGGTTGCACAGATAAAAAATGACATACATGCTCATGGTACTGATGGCATTGACCCTGAAGCTACAACTGGTGTCAATGATGGTCAAAATCAACATGGAAGCTTAGATGCGGAAGTTTCTACTATAGCTAATGTAAGTGGGTATAGCAGCAATATCAACTGGGATGAAGTTGACATGGCCGATGACTCCTTGCTGATTGAGTTTTGGGAGGATATCTTTATGAACAAAGACCCAGCACCTTCTCCTACCGCTACTTCTACTACAGATCATGTTCCATTTCCTTGTGATATGCCGAAACTTGAGGGATTTGGTCATGAGTTGTATCTTCTTGATGACATCGTCTCTAGTGCAAGCACCAGCAGAAGGCTTAGCTAG